In Thermodesulfobacteriota bacterium, the genomic stretch CCGCGGTCCGTTTTATGAGGAAGCTCTTTTTATCGACTTCAAGCGAGAGGCTTTTGACGTTCGGGCTCTCCTCCCGGGGCGTAAGCACGATGCGCCATGCATCTCCTTTCGAGTCCACGAGCCTTGCCTCGAACTCCTTTTCGAGGTCCCCGACCCCGGAGAGGAAGTCCGTGGCCATACGGGAGGCCGCGGCGTCGATCTCTTTCTCGATGGCCTGGTTAAGGTCGGGCTGGTAAATCCAGACGGTCCTGCCGTCTCCCACAATGAGGTCGCCAGCGGGCTTGCTGTACTCCCAGCGCATCTTGCCCGGCTTCTTGAACCAGACCTTTCCGTTTGCGGTCTCAGGCCTGCCCATGCCCCTTGATGAGACCTCCTGGCTGAATTCAGATTGAAGGGTCGTGACGGACTCGTACCTCTCCTGGAGCTTCGAGATGACCTCCTTAAGCTCCTCTGCAGATGCAACTGCGGGAATAAGGACAAATAAAAGCGCCGATAACGCTAACTTTAGGATGGTCATCATTTCCAAACCCCTCTTAAATGGATTTCCGCGGCATGAGAGGCAAATTTTCCACGGATAACCTTCAATATAACAGAAATCTCCGACATTTTACGAATCGGCAAGGCTTGGTATATTTCTAAATCAAAGCACACTCAGGCTGTTCAAAAAGCTCCATCTGCCAGGCCCCATTGTAAATGGGAGCGAGGAATGAGGCGTACGTTTCGTGTACGCCGCAATTACGAGCGACGTAGACTTCGACGCAGATGGACTTTATTGAGCAGCCTAAGGCGATTTCCTGAGGAGCACCTCCCTGGGGCGGCTCCCCTGTGCGGGGCCGACAACGCCCTCCTTCTCCATCTTCTCGATAATGCGCGCTGCCGTGTTGTAGCCTATCCTGAACCTCCTCTGGATGTAGGAGGTCGATATCATCTCAAGCTGCGCCGCGAGGGCCACTGCCTCGTCATATCTACGGAGGAACTCTTCGCCCAGGTCAGCGTCCTCGTCAACGAGCGCGCTCTCCTCTTCCTCTATCTTCAAGTCCTCGTAGGCCGGGCCGCCCTGCTTCTTCCAGAAATCCGTCACGCGCTTTATCTCGGTCTCGGAGACGTAGGCGCCGTGTATCCTCTGCAGCTTCGATGTTCCGGGCGGCATGAAGAGCATGTCTCCCTGCCCGAGGAGCGTCTCGGCGCCGCCGGAGTCGATGATCGTCCTTGAGTCGGTCCTCGAAGGGAGCTGGAAGGCTATCCTCGAAGGGAAGTTGGTCTTTATGAGGCCGGTGACAACGTCCACAGAAGGCCTCTGGGTGGCTATCATCAGGTGAATCCCCGAGGCCCTCGCCATCTGCGACAGCCTCACGAGGCATTCCTCCACGTCCTTGCCGGAGGTCATCATGAGGTCGGCGAGCTCGTCTATTATGACGACGATGAGCGGAAGCTTCTTCTCCTCCGGGTTCCCGCCCTCCTCGACCATCTGGTTGTATTTATCTATATTCTTTGAGCCCTTCTCGGCCATGAGCTTGTAGCGGCGGCCCATCTCGGTGACGATGCTCTTAAGCGCGCCCGCCGCCTTCTTCGGGTCGGTTATGACCGGCGTTATGAGGTGCGGAATGCCCTCGTAGGCCGATAGCTCGAGCATCTTGGGGTCCACCATGAGGAAGCGGACCTCATCGGGGGTGGCCTTGAAAAGGACGCTCAGTATCATCGCGTTCACGGAAACGCTCTTTCCGGCGCCGGTAGCTCCTGCGACGAGAAGGTGCGGCATCCTGGCGAGGTCCGCCACATAGGGCGTCCCGGAGATGTCCTTTCCGAGCGCGAGCGTAAGGCGCGAGCGGCTCTTTGCGAAGGCCGGGCATTCGAGCATCTCGCGCAGCAGTATCGTGTCCCGCGCCTGGTTCGGCACCTCTATGCCGACCACGGCCTTCCCGGGTATGGGCGCGATTATCCTTATGGACATGGCCTTCATCGCAAGGGCGAGGTCGTCGGAGAGGTTCATTATCCTTCCGACCTTCACCCCGGGAGCGGGCTCGAACTCGTACATGGTGACGACCGGGCCGGGCCTCACTTCGAGCACCCTGCCGTCTATGCCGAAGTCGAGGAGCTTCCTTTCAAGGACCTGCGAATTGGCAAGGAGGGCTTTGTCGTCGACAGAGCTGTTTTTCTTGGGCACCGGGTCGAGGAGGGTAAGGGGCGGGAGCTTGAAAGAGCCCTTTGGGCTTGCGAACTCGAGTGCTTCCTCCGGCTCCTCAGCCTGCCTCTTGCTGTGTATCCTCGGTGTTATTATGGCAGGGGCCACTGCCTGCCTTTCCGGTTCCCTGGGCTGCTCCGCGCTCTTTTTCCTTGGCCTGGGCTCAGGCTCCTCTTCCGTCTCGAGTTCCTCTTCAGGCTCCCCGGCTTTCGCGGCCCGCATCCTGTCGTAGGCAGCCCTGAATACGGATACCGTCGGCGGAAGGGCCTTGAGGGCTATCTGTATGGCGGAGAGGCCCGTTGCCACGAGGAACGCTATCAAGAGGACCGCCGAAAGGAAGATGAACGAGCCGGTCGTCCCGACAAGGCCCATAAGGAAATCGCCAAGGAGCGCGCCGGACGCGCCCCCGTTCGAGTCGATCAGATGGAGAAGGGCCGAGGACGACAGGACGAAAAAGAGGAAGCTTACGGGCACGACCACCCTGAAGCGGAAAAACCTCCGGAGGATCAGCCCGGCTGAGAGGAGAAATAGTATGAACGGGAATACGTAAGAGGTGTATCCGATGGACGCGAGGAACGCCCAGGCCAGGTAGTCCCCTATGACCCCGCCCCAGAGCGCGCCCCTTGCAAAGGAGAAGAGGCTTACGGCGGAGTAGAGCGCCACGGCAAAGAGGAGGATGCCGAGTATCTCCTGCTTCAAGCCCGCGCGGTTATTCTCTTTTTTCGAGGTCGGTCTGGCCATTTGCTCCGAGATGCCGGGCGGCCCCTTTTGCGGGGCGGGCAAAAGAGCGTCAGATGCTCTTGAACTGCTTGCTGAGGGTTATTCCCTGGTACTGGTAAGACGAGCCTATCCTCGGGCCGTAGACCTTGTCCGGCACCTCGGCCATGCGCTCGAAAAAGAGCTTGCAGAAGGTCTGCCCGTCGGAGATCATGAAAGGCACGTCGTGCGCCCTGACCTCAAGGACCGCCTTGGTGCCCTTGACCTCGCCCTTTGTGCCGAAGCCGAAGCCGGGGTCGAAGAAGCCCGCGTAATGGGTCCTGAGCTCTCCCGAGCCGGCCTCGTACGCGACCATCTCGGCCGCGTACCTCGTGGGTATCCTTATCCGCTCCTTGGACGAGAGTATGTAAAAGTCCTCGGGCTCGAGTATGAGAGTGCCCTTGCTGTTCCTGTATATGGGCTCCCAGAAATCGGAGATGCCGTAGTGGTTCTTCATGGTGAGGTCGACCACGTGGCTGTTCTTTTTCGATTTGTAGCCGATTATGCCCGCGGAGTTCTCGCCGCTCAGGTCGACCGACATGAAGATTCCTTTCGATACCTTGACCTCGCCGGGCGCAAGGTGCTCGTCCCCGTTAAAGAGGAGGCGCGAGTCCTTGTGCAGGGCCCTGAGCTTGGAGTCCGTGAGGGCGCATTCACCCCGGAGAAGCCGTAACTGCACGAGCGAGAGCCCTTCCTTGACCTTGATCGTGAAAGACCTCGGCATCACCTCGAGGTAGAGCCCTCCCTTGTAGCCGCAGGCGATGTCGTCGAACCTCGGGTTCCTGTCGGTAAGCACCCTGGCGAATATGTCGAGGCGGCCCGTCGTGGACTTGGGGTTTGCGCGGCCCCTCACGTCGGGCGGGAGGTTAAGCTCCTCAATAAGGGGTATGAGATAGACGTGCCCCTTTTCGAGAATGCCGCCGTTCGAGATGTCGGACTCGTACATGACGAGGTCAGAGCCGTAGAGGTCCGGGGTGTGGAGACGGTCGAGCACGCCCGCGTTCTCCGGCAGGAAGCTCGATATGAGCCTGTAGGCCTTGGGCCCGAGCCGGAGGTCCATGCTCGCGGGCTGTATCTGGGACTCGCCTATGGGCAGCCCCTTCGAGAATACGTGCCTTTTGGCGACGGCCCTGGCTATGGACTGGCAGCTTAAAACGCCGTGGTTTTTATCAGACATGGTTTTTAAGGAGACGCCGGGACATGATACAGAAAAAGCCCCGTACTTGAAAGATTTTTATTAGAGCCCGAAGGGTCGACTTCCCCTACGGGCTGCCGGTTCAAACGGCGAAAAAAAGGCCCGGGGGCCGGGCCTTTCTATTCTCGTTTTTGGCTAAAGCTCAGGCTATGGCCGGCAGCTCGTCGAGGAACCTCAGGCCCGCCCTTGAAATGCCGTAGAACTTCCTGGTCCAGACGACCTGCGCCGGCCTTTCCTCGCCCAGCTCCCTTACGAAGATGTTCACGATGTCGTCAGGGTCAAAGGGCAGGTAGCCCATCATCTTTATGCCGATACCGGTATCCGAGACGTCCACGGCCTTTGCCGGTATCCGGACCTCGCCCTTCATTATGTCGCATAGCCTGAGGCTCGGGCTCCTGGTCCCGCCTCTTCTTTCGCTCTCGCCCGCCTTGAACATGAAGCCGCAGTGCGGGCACGGCAGGTTCGGCTTCATCACCGCCGTAAAGAACGAGTTCTCGCATTTCGGGCAATTGAGCTTGTTCAAGGCCATTCCTTCCCGTTATTCGGCGCCCGCACTCATGAGAAAACGCGCGCCTATATCATATTAAGCGGGGGAAGACATGTCAACTGGTTTCGCTCGCAGGCAGCCCTTTCCTTCATAACGGAAGAGCGCCGGCAGGCCGGAAGACCCCTTGACTTTTAGGGTCCTCTCTGTTACTTCTAATCATTCGGAAAGCTCCCATGAAAAAAAACCCGGAAGGCTTGAAAAAGAAGCGCCTTATCCTGCTTGCGGCCGTCCTTTTTTTCGGCGCGGCCGCCGTCTTTGGAGAAAAGGGCCTCCTTGAGCTCTACAGGGTCAATAAGGAGCTCTCCGGGATACTGGCGTACAACAAGTCCCTTGAGAAGGAGAACAGGGAGCTTCAAGAGAAGATACGCCTCCTCGAGGGCGACAGGCGCTACATAGGCCAGATAGCCAGGGAGGAGCTGGGCAAGCTCGGCCGTAACGAGGTCATATACAGGATCGAGGAGCCCGCTGCCGGAGGAACCCGGCCCTGAAGGCGCTGAACGCCGTCTAAAGCCACTTCTCCCTTGGCGACACGCCGGGCATATCCGCGCATACTTCCGAAAAAATCGCATATGGAAAGAAAGATAAAGATAGCGGGCATTCAGCTTGCCTCCGTGCCCGAAAGGGAGAGGAACATCTCGAAGGCCGACATGCTCGTCGAGCTTGCCGCGAGCGAGGGCGCGAGGGTAATAGCGCTGCCGCCGCTATTCAGCTCGCACTGGTTCCCGGCGGCCATCGACAACCGGAACTTCGCCCTTGCCGAGAAAGAGGACGGGCCGACGGTTGCATTCCTCAGGGAAGCTGCGATAAGGAACAAGGTGGTCGTAATCGGCGGCTTCTTCGAGGAGGACGGGGATAAATACTACAATACCGCCGTCGTCGCCGGCCCTGACGGGCTTATCGGCAAGTACCGGAAGGTCCACGTCCCTCAGATTCCGCTCTGGGAGGAGCGTGCCTATTTCAGCCCCGGCGACCTGGGCTTCCCCGTGTTCGAGACCCCCTTTGGCAAAATAGGCGTACTCATCTGCTGGGACGTATTCTTCCCAGAGGGCTGGCGCGTGCTTGCCCTTAACGGGGCCGAGCTCGTCGTCGCGCTTACCGCCTCGGCGTTCGAGCACTCGCACAGGAAATGGGAGCGGGCCATCTCCGCCGCGGCGCACGCGAACGGGTTTTTCGTCCTCCGCGTTAACAGGGTCGGCAAGGAGGAGAAGCAGGAGTTCTATGGGAGGAGCTTTTCCGCGGGGCCTGACGGCGAGTTCGTCGAGAAGCCGAGCGGCTCGTCCGAAGGCATCGTCGTCTCCGAGGTCGACCTCGGAGAGGTATCGGACGTACGTAACGAATGGGTCTTCCTGAGGGACAGGAGGCCCGGCGAGTATATGGACATCACAAGGGGACCAAAATGAAAGCCGGGGTAATCGGCATACTCGAAGGGGCTCTTTCAGAGGCGAAAAAAGCAGGGCTCATTTCGATTGAGGAAGTCCCGGCCATCGTCCTTGATAAGCCCAAAAAAGAGGAGTTCGGCGACTTCTCGACAAATATAGCCATGCTCCTTGCGCCCCTTGAGAAGAAAAAGCCCAGGGACATCGCCAATGCCGTCGCGGAGAAGGTCGCCGCATATCCGGAGGTCGAAAAATGCGAGGTCGCGGGCCCCGGCTTCATCAATATATTCCTTAAAAGGACCTTCTGGCTCAGGGCCCTCCTCGACATCGCCGGAAAGGGCGAGCGGTTCGGGCAGAGCGAAATAGGGGCGGGTAAAAAAGTGCAGGTCGAGTTCGTCAGCGCCAACCCCACGGGCCCCCTTCATATCGGCCACGGCAGGGGCGCGGCGGTCGGCGACGCCCTCTCGAGGATACTCCGCGCAGCCGGGTTTGACGTTACGAGGGAATATTACATTAACGACGCCGGGAGGCAGGTCTTTACGCTCGGCGAATCGGTGCGCATCCGGTTGGAGGAGCTTAAGGGCAAGACTATCGAGTTCCCGCCCGACCACTACAAGGGCGAGTATGTAAGGGACATCGCGAGGGAATATATCGAAAAATACGGCGAGGGCGGCGAAGGCGCGCCGGGCTATCAGGAGTTCGGCACCTCGGCCATGCTCGAAAGGATTAAAAAGGACCTTGAGGACTTCCGGGTCGGCTTCGACGCCTGGTTCAGCGAAAAAAGCCTCGACGATTCGGGCAAGGTTGCCGAGACCATAAAAGACCTGAAAGATAAAGGCCACATCTACGAGGCCGAAGGCGCGCTCTGGTTCAGGACTACCTCATTCGGCGACGACAAGGACCGGGTGCTGATAAAGGCCGACGGCGAGAGGACCTATTTCGCGTCCGACATCGCATATCACAGGGACAAGATAGAGCGGGGCTTTGACGCGCTCGTGAACATCTGGGGGGCCGACCACCACGGCTACGAGGGAAGGATACGGGCGCTGCTACGCGCCCTCGGCCACGACGATTCTGCGCTCAGGATAATCTTCATCCAGCTCGTGGCCCTCTTGAGAAAAGGCGTGCCGGTGCCGATGGGCAAGCGCGAGGGCGAGTTCGTCACGCTGCGGCAGGTGATGGACGAGGTAGGCACGGACGCCTGCAGGTTTTTCTTCCTCATGAGGAGGCCGGACGCCCAGCTCGACTTCGACCTTGAGCTTGCCAAGAGCCAGGCCCCGGAAAACCCGGTCTATTACGTTCAATACTGCCACGCGAGGATAAAGAGCATCATCGGGTTCGCGGCTGAAAAGGGCATAAACGTGCCCGAG encodes the following:
- the argS gene encoding arginine--tRNA ligase produces the protein MKAGVIGILEGALSEAKKAGLISIEEVPAIVLDKPKKEEFGDFSTNIAMLLAPLEKKKPRDIANAVAEKVAAYPEVEKCEVAGPGFINIFLKRTFWLRALLDIAGKGERFGQSEIGAGKKVQVEFVSANPTGPLHIGHGRGAAVGDALSRILRAAGFDVTREYYINDAGRQVFTLGESVRIRLEELKGKTIEFPPDHYKGEYVRDIAREYIEKYGEGGEGAPGYQEFGTSAMLERIKKDLEDFRVGFDAWFSEKSLDDSGKVAETIKDLKDKGHIYEAEGALWFRTTSFGDDKDRVLIKADGERTYFASDIAYHRDKIERGFDALVNIWGADHHGYEGRIRALLRALGHDDSALRIIFIQLVALLRKGVPVPMGKREGEFVTLRQVMDEVGTDACRFFFLMRRPDAQLDFDLELAKSQAPENPVYYVQYCHARIKSIIGFAAEKGINVPERFDEKLLSRLEEKEESEIIKHLGAFEELVERSALAMEPHRITFYLMELAGLFHPYYNKTRVVTDDPELTVARLLLCRAVATVVANGLALLGVSAPDKM
- a CDS encoding PilZ domain-containing protein; protein product: MNKLNCPKCENSFFTAVMKPNLPCPHCGFMFKAGESERRGGTRSPSLRLCDIMKGEVRIPAKAVDVSDTGIGIKMMGYLPFDPDDIVNIFVRELGEERPAQVVWTRKFYGISRAGLRFLDELPAIA
- a CDS encoding 2'-deoxycytidine 5'-triphosphate deaminase, coding for MSDKNHGVLSCQSIARAVAKRHVFSKGLPIGESQIQPASMDLRLGPKAYRLISSFLPENAGVLDRLHTPDLYGSDLVMYESDISNGGILEKGHVYLIPLIEELNLPPDVRGRANPKSTTGRLDIFARVLTDRNPRFDDIACGYKGGLYLEVMPRSFTIKVKEGLSLVQLRLLRGECALTDSKLRALHKDSRLLFNGDEHLAPGEVKVSKGIFMSVDLSGENSAGIIGYKSKKNSHVVDLTMKNHYGISDFWEPIYRNSKGTLILEPEDFYILSSKERIRIPTRYAAEMVAYEAGSGELRTHYAGFFDPGFGFGTKGEVKGTKAVLEVRAHDVPFMISDGQTFCKLFFERMAEVPDKVYGPRIGSSYQYQGITLSKQFKSI
- a CDS encoding septum formation initiator family protein, translating into MKKNPEGLKKKRLILLAAVLFFGAAAVFGEKGLLELYRVNKELSGILAYNKSLEKENRELQEKIRLLEGDRRYIGQIAREELGKLGRNEVIYRIEEPAAGGTRP
- a CDS encoding nitrilase-related carbon-nitrogen hydrolase, translating into MERKIKIAGIQLASVPERERNISKADMLVELAASEGARVIALPPLFSSHWFPAAIDNRNFALAEKEDGPTVAFLREAAIRNKVVVIGGFFEEDGDKYYNTAVVAGPDGLIGKYRKVHVPQIPLWEERAYFSPGDLGFPVFETPFGKIGVLICWDVFFPEGWRVLALNGAELVVALTASAFEHSHRKWERAISAAAHANGFFVLRVNRVGKEEKQEFYGRSFSAGPDGEFVEKPSGSSEGIVVSEVDLGEVSDVRNEWVFLRDRRPGEYMDITRGPK
- a CDS encoding DNA translocase FtsK 4TM domain-containing protein, producing the protein MARPTSKKENNRAGLKQEILGILLFAVALYSAVSLFSFARGALWGGVIGDYLAWAFLASIGYTSYVFPFILFLLSAGLILRRFFRFRVVVPVSFLFFVLSSSALLHLIDSNGGASGALLGDFLMGLVGTTGSFIFLSAVLLIAFLVATGLSAIQIALKALPPTVSVFRAAYDRMRAAKAGEPEEELETEEEPEPRPRKKSAEQPREPERQAVAPAIITPRIHSKRQAEEPEEALEFASPKGSFKLPPLTLLDPVPKKNSSVDDKALLANSQVLERKLLDFGIDGRVLEVRPGPVVTMYEFEPAPGVKVGRIMNLSDDLALAMKAMSIRIIAPIPGKAVVGIEVPNQARDTILLREMLECPAFAKSRSRLTLALGKDISGTPYVADLARMPHLLVAGATGAGKSVSVNAMILSVLFKATPDEVRFLMVDPKMLELSAYEGIPHLITPVITDPKKAAGALKSIVTEMGRRYKLMAEKGSKNIDKYNQMVEEGGNPEEKKLPLIVVIIDELADLMMTSGKDVEECLVRLSQMARASGIHLMIATQRPSVDVVTGLIKTNFPSRIAFQLPSRTDSRTIIDSGGAETLLGQGDMLFMPPGTSKLQRIHGAYVSETEIKRVTDFWKKQGGPAYEDLKIEEEESALVDEDADLGEEFLRRYDEAVALAAQLEMISTSYIQRRFRIGYNTAARIIEKMEKEGVVGPAQGSRPREVLLRKSP
- the lolA gene encoding outer membrane lipoprotein chaperone LolA; this encodes MMTILKLALSALLFVLIPAVASAEELKEVISKLQERYESVTTLQSEFSQEVSSRGMGRPETANGKVWFKKPGKMRWEYSKPAGDLIVGDGRTVWIYQPDLNQAIEKEIDAAASRMATDFLSGVGDLEKEFEARLVDSKGDAWRIVLTPREESPNVKSLSLEVDKKSFLIKRTAVTDHFGTETRVEFRETSVNSPAPDSLFSFTPPQGAQVVRP